One region of Marivirga arenosa genomic DNA includes:
- the rho gene encoding transcription termination factor Rho: MYNIEELNLKLLSELKEIAEKLGVAQYKKLPKKELIYKILDQQALLPESELPKKEEKKAEAKTESKAAPAVKKEAKPRATKSEAKAEEKPEAKTEKKAEEKPVADKSEAEEKPERKPRTATKEKSPRPERSERSSDKNDRPSRPEKGGRNDRNDRNDRNDRNDNRSKKADIKDFDGIIENEGVLEMMQDGYGFLRSSDYNYLASPDDIYVSPSQIKLFGLKTGDTVKGQIRPPKEGEKYFALLRVSSVNGKTTEEIRDRVPFEYLTPLFPEEKFNLSTKPNKYSTRILDLFAPIGKGQRGMIVAQPKTGKTELLKEVANAMAENHPEAYLLILLIDERPEEVTDMARSVKAEVVSSTFDEQADRHVKVASMVLEKAKRMVECGHDVVILLDSITRLARAYNTVVPSSGKILSGGVDANALHKPKRFFGAARNLENGGSLTILATALIETGSKMDEVIFEEFKGTGNMELVLDRKLANKRIYPAIDVPASGTRREDLLMSKEELQRVWILRKFMADMNSGEAMELLLTKMKGTVDNNEFLISMNG, from the coding sequence ATGTATAATATTGAAGAATTAAACTTAAAGCTACTTTCTGAACTTAAAGAAATAGCCGAGAAACTGGGAGTTGCTCAGTACAAGAAATTGCCAAAGAAAGAATTAATTTACAAAATTTTGGATCAACAAGCACTTTTACCTGAAAGTGAATTGCCAAAAAAAGAAGAAAAGAAAGCAGAAGCTAAGACGGAATCTAAAGCTGCTCCAGCTGTAAAAAAAGAAGCCAAACCAAGGGCAACAAAATCAGAAGCTAAGGCGGAAGAAAAACCTGAAGCTAAAACTGAGAAAAAAGCCGAAGAAAAGCCTGTGGCTGACAAATCTGAAGCTGAAGAAAAGCCAGAACGTAAACCTAGAACTGCTACTAAAGAAAAAAGCCCTCGCCCTGAAAGAAGCGAACGTTCTAGTGATAAAAACGACAGACCAAGCAGACCGGAAAAAGGCGGAAGAAATGACAGAAACGATCGTAATGATCGAAACGACAGAAATGACAACCGTTCTAAAAAAGCCGACATTAAGGATTTTGATGGCATTATAGAAAATGAAGGGGTATTAGAAATGATGCAAGATGGCTATGGCTTCTTAAGATCATCAGACTATAATTACCTTGCCAGCCCAGACGATATTTATGTGTCACCATCTCAAATTAAGTTATTTGGTTTAAAAACGGGTGATACTGTAAAAGGTCAAATCAGACCTCCAAAAGAAGGAGAAAAATACTTCGCCTTACTAAGAGTTTCTTCTGTAAACGGTAAAACCACTGAAGAAATTAGAGATAGGGTTCCTTTTGAATACCTAACTCCACTTTTCCCTGAAGAGAAATTCAACTTAAGTACTAAGCCTAACAAATATTCTACTCGTATCCTTGACCTATTTGCACCAATTGGTAAAGGTCAAAGAGGTATGATTGTAGCACAACCAAAAACAGGTAAAACTGAATTACTAAAAGAGGTTGCAAATGCAATGGCAGAAAACCACCCTGAAGCTTACTTATTAATTTTATTAATTGATGAGCGTCCGGAAGAGGTTACTGACATGGCGCGTTCTGTAAAAGCAGAAGTTGTAAGTTCAACTTTTGATGAGCAAGCTGATCGCCATGTAAAGGTTGCCAGCATGGTATTGGAAAAAGCAAAGAGAATGGTGGAATGCGGTCATGATGTGGTGATCTTATTAGATTCTATCACGCGTTTAGCTAGAGCTTATAATACTGTTGTTCCATCATCAGGTAAAATATTATCCGGTGGTGTGGATGCGAATGCTTTACACAAACCAAAAAGATTCTTTGGTGCTGCTCGTAACTTAGAAAATGGTGGTTCATTAACCATTTTAGCAACAGCATTAATTGAAACAGGTTCCAAAATGGATGAGGTGATCTTTGAAGAATTCAAAGGTACTGGTAATATGGAATTAGTATTAGATAGAAAATTAGCGAACAAACGAATTTATCCTGCTATTGATGTTCCTGCTTCTGGTACAAGAAGAGAAGATCTATTGATGAGCAAAGAAGAATTGCAAAGAGTATGGATATTACGTAAATTCATGGCAGACATGAACTCAGGTGAAGCAATGGAACTTTTATTAACGAAAATGAAAGGTACTGTTGATAATAATGAGTTCTTGATTTCCATGAATGGATAA
- a CDS encoding S41 family peptidase, which yields MDIRKLYNLGLLFILLTILIGCSEQKEIKSRKQQWLDDIAYFENVYLQESNTFPKDSLDKCQSILDQLKQQVDSLDDNELILKFSRCVTMANNGHTVIPLHFMAKVPLRFYKFSDGMHIVKTDSASTPYLGAKVLKINDLTIEDVEEKLKPYLSGIDRWRSYKASNYLCSPEILNGIGLSEKNSMTLTLLKDKDTLKATFTTKEMKKKYYENWSDLYPDPADSGWHYALNPNIQKPLYLDKMQEGVFYKFIDSTKSAYFSINGYWNQSDDFEDKIEDFLEVLETKTDYNVIMDLRYFTGGNYIIPVDLATEPPKIIDSNKKIYLITSNKTFSAGLVTAAQIKYYAEEKIVIVGEEVGDNLKFWAENDSYQLPNSGINIYDSDAEHDWKDNEFTFGKSFWVNYFYGVPAKSLAVNKEIKLSFIEYMQGDDPILNWILNQPS from the coding sequence ATGGACATCAGAAAACTATACAACCTAGGCTTATTATTTATTTTATTAACTATCCTGATTGGATGCAGCGAGCAAAAAGAAATCAAATCACGAAAGCAACAATGGCTCGATGATATTGCTTATTTTGAAAATGTTTACTTGCAGGAATCCAACACTTTCCCTAAAGACTCTTTAGATAAATGCCAAAGCATATTAGATCAATTAAAACAGCAAGTTGACTCCTTAGATGATAATGAATTGATATTAAAATTTTCCAGATGTGTTACCATGGCCAACAATGGCCACACCGTAATTCCTCTTCATTTTATGGCTAAAGTACCTCTGAGGTTCTATAAGTTTTCAGATGGAATGCATATCGTAAAGACGGACAGTGCATCAACTCCTTATTTGGGCGCAAAAGTTCTAAAAATCAATGACCTAACTATTGAAGATGTTGAAGAAAAATTGAAGCCCTACCTTTCTGGAATAGACAGATGGAGAAGCTATAAAGCCTCTAATTATTTATGCAGTCCTGAAATACTAAATGGCATTGGCTTATCTGAAAAAAATAGTATGACACTTACCTTATTAAAAGATAAAGACACCCTGAAAGCCACTTTCACAACTAAAGAAATGAAGAAAAAGTATTATGAAAATTGGTCTGATCTTTATCCTGATCCTGCTGATAGTGGTTGGCATTATGCATTGAATCCCAACATCCAGAAACCTCTTTATTTAGATAAAATGCAAGAGGGTGTATTTTATAAATTTATTGACTCTACTAAATCAGCTTATTTTAGTATTAATGGTTATTGGAATCAATCAGATGACTTTGAAGATAAGATTGAAGACTTTTTAGAAGTACTAGAAACAAAAACTGATTATAATGTAATCATGGATTTAAGATACTTCACAGGTGGTAACTACATCATCCCAGTAGACTTGGCTACTGAACCTCCAAAAATTATTGATTCTAACAAAAAAATATATCTAATTACAAGTAATAAGACCTTTTCCGCAGGACTAGTTACGGCTGCTCAAATTAAATACTATGCAGAAGAAAAAATTGTGATAGTGGGTGAAGAAGTGGGCGATAATTTAAAATTCTGGGCTGAAAATGATTCTTATCAATTACCCAATTCAGGTATAAACATTTATGATTCTGATGCAGAACATGATTGGAAGGATAATGAATTTACCTTTGGCAAATCATTCTGGGTTAATTATTTCTATGGAGTTCCTGCAAAAAGCTTAGCTGTAAATAAAGAAATCAAATTAAGTTTTATTGAATACATGCAGGGAGACGACCCCATTTTAAATTGGATCCTTAATCAGCCTAGTTAA
- a CDS encoding IS481 family transposase, translated as MPWKETTTMEQKVEFICEWRTQKYSITELCKAFNISRPTAYKLINRFQNEGLEGLVEQSRTPRAHPNKTSAAIEEKIIQIKEKYARWGAKKIRRLLFNECCKEDVPSVVTVHKILNQHGFVKPQKRLRRVKPVFPIFDPQECNEVWSADYKGKFLMGNKIYCHPLTIADSRSRFLFAAKGHYKENLKAVKTEFTRVFRQYGIPKQIHTDNGSPFGSVASIQRFTQLSYWFIELGIIPVFSDPAHPEQNGRHERMHRDLKASCAKPSAYDLKAQQRRLNNFVKEYNHVRPHEALGMETPASAHSFSTRPFPEKILVYDYDSDMKVLKVTQNGAVRWRSYYWVYLTAALKGKYVGVLDMDNGIWRVFYRSLFLGYFDEKHLRDKQKSIRLSQNIV; from the coding sequence ATGCCTTGGAAAGAAACAACAACTATGGAACAGAAAGTAGAATTTATTTGTGAGTGGCGTACTCAGAAGTACAGCATCACCGAACTTTGTAAAGCATTTAATATCTCCAGGCCAACAGCCTATAAGTTAATAAATCGCTTCCAAAATGAAGGACTGGAAGGGCTTGTAGAGCAGTCGAGAACACCTCGGGCTCATCCCAACAAAACCAGTGCAGCGATTGAAGAAAAAATCATTCAAATAAAGGAAAAGTATGCACGCTGGGGTGCTAAAAAGATTAGGAGATTATTGTTTAACGAATGCTGCAAGGAGGATGTACCCAGTGTGGTTACAGTTCACAAAATCCTTAACCAGCATGGGTTTGTGAAGCCTCAAAAAAGGCTCAGGAGAGTGAAGCCTGTTTTCCCCATATTTGATCCTCAGGAATGCAATGAAGTTTGGAGTGCTGATTACAAAGGGAAGTTTTTAATGGGCAATAAAATATACTGCCATCCCTTGACAATTGCAGACTCCAGGAGCAGGTTTTTGTTTGCAGCCAAAGGACATTATAAAGAGAACTTAAAGGCAGTTAAAACAGAGTTTACAAGGGTTTTTAGGCAATATGGGATCCCAAAGCAAATCCATACTGATAATGGAAGTCCGTTCGGATCGGTAGCTTCCATTCAGCGCTTTACCCAGCTCTCTTATTGGTTCATTGAATTAGGTATAATTCCTGTATTTTCTGATCCTGCACACCCGGAACAAAACGGCAGACATGAACGCATGCACCGTGATTTAAAAGCCTCTTGTGCAAAGCCTTCAGCCTACGATTTGAAGGCACAGCAAAGACGCTTAAACAACTTTGTAAAGGAATACAATCATGTACGTCCACACGAAGCTTTAGGGATGGAAACCCCAGCTTCTGCACATAGCTTTTCAACCCGCCCTTTCCCTGAAAAGATACTCGTTTATGACTACGATTCAGACATGAAAGTGTTAAAGGTAACGCAAAACGGAGCCGTGCGATGGCGGTCCTATTACTGGGTATATCTGACAGCAGCTTTAAAGGGAAAATATGTGGGAGTGCTAGATATGGATAATGGAATTTGGAGGGTATTCTATAGAAGCTTATTTTTAGGATACTTTGATGAAAAACATTTAAGAGACAAACAAAAATCAATAAGGCTGAGCCAAAATATAGTGTAA
- a CDS encoding serine hydrolase domain-containing protein → MKINTNMNTQFLYFFLLILLGSCSIKPTDTEKAETAAEGCLNPAYAADLKTQLENGMRGKVKFIGETETLSSISDKMSEYIIPAMSLAVIKEGQIEWSETYQNAELAGNQRLDCISIFQAASLSKPVTFMAALRMHAAGEIDLDKNIRDYLRSFQLPKGKQTIDNPVTFRNLFSHTSGINGGGYQGYNRNIDMPSDVDILMGNDGVNSAAIEVVWSPNQTLVYSGGGYTLAELALQDIYGTDFSEIMKKWILNPANMKNSEFTQPLPASYSDRVAKGHTQSGEPLEGGWRNHPEQAAAGLWSNARDLAKFMTEIYNAYQGKPSIFSQSDVKSMIRDEREGHIYGFIVNRTDDDLAITHYGGNAGYRTAMTISLTTGNGLVYLINSDNGGNLGNEILLSAAQVYGWKQFEQNQLHRKEIDTEILKTLMGEFKWNDQINLNMRYDEKEKLIALNFPNGDEYKLVHVIGDELDFVHPNTGIEVSFLQEDNFNSFSLYGQKAVRQ, encoded by the coding sequence ATGAAAATTAATACAAATATGAATACGCAATTCCTTTACTTTTTCTTGCTCATCCTCTTGGGTTCATGCTCAATTAAGCCAACTGATACTGAGAAGGCAGAAACAGCTGCAGAAGGTTGTTTAAATCCAGCGTATGCAGCTGATTTAAAGACTCAGTTGGAAAATGGCATGCGTGGTAAAGTGAAGTTTATCGGTGAAACTGAGACTCTGAGCTCCATATCTGATAAAATGTCAGAATACATCATACCGGCAATGTCTCTTGCGGTCATTAAGGAAGGTCAGATCGAATGGTCGGAGACTTATCAGAATGCAGAATTAGCAGGAAATCAAAGACTGGATTGCATAAGCATATTTCAAGCAGCATCTCTATCGAAGCCTGTTACATTTATGGCGGCCTTGCGTATGCATGCTGCCGGGGAAATTGATTTGGACAAAAACATAAGGGATTATCTGAGGAGTTTCCAACTCCCAAAGGGTAAACAAACTATCGATAACCCGGTGACATTTCGTAATCTATTTTCCCACACTTCAGGGATAAATGGGGGTGGTTACCAGGGATATAATAGGAATATTGATATGCCATCTGATGTAGATATTCTAATGGGAAACGATGGAGTTAATTCCGCGGCCATTGAAGTGGTTTGGTCTCCAAATCAAACTCTGGTCTATTCAGGAGGGGGGTATACGTTGGCGGAATTAGCGCTACAAGATATCTACGGTACAGATTTCTCTGAAATCATGAAAAAGTGGATTCTGAATCCGGCTAACATGAAAAACTCGGAATTCACTCAACCATTACCTGCATCATACTCCGACCGGGTGGCCAAAGGACACACCCAATCAGGAGAACCGTTGGAAGGTGGCTGGCGGAACCATCCGGAGCAGGCAGCAGCAGGGCTTTGGAGCAATGCCAGGGATTTGGCAAAGTTTATGACGGAAATTTATAATGCCTATCAAGGCAAACCATCGATATTCTCACAATCAGACGTAAAATCGATGATAAGAGACGAAAGAGAAGGCCATATTTATGGGTTTATAGTCAACCGAACCGATGATGATCTTGCCATCACTCATTATGGAGGAAATGCTGGGTATAGAACGGCTATGACCATTAGTCTGACAACTGGAAATGGACTGGTTTACTTAATCAACTCTGATAACGGAGGTAATCTGGGTAATGAAATCCTACTGTCTGCTGCGCAGGTATACGGCTGGAAACAATTCGAACAAAATCAGCTTCATCGCAAGGAGATTGATACCGAAATTTTAAAAACGCTGATGGGAGAGTTTAAATGGAACGATCAAATCAACCTTAATATGAGATATGATGAAAAAGAGAAGCTCATAGCACTCAATTTTCCTAATGGTGATGAGTATAAGCTTGTTCACGTGATTGGTGACGAACTAGATTTTGTCCACCCCAATACGGGTATTGAAGTTTCCTTTCTCCAAGAGGATAATTTCAATTCATTTTCGCTCTATGGCCAAAAGGCCGTGAGACAATAG
- the serS gene encoding serine--tRNA ligase, producing MLQVANLRENKANAIKGLLKRNIDNAETLIDEVIALDDKRKSIQQELDAVLAESNQISKSIGLLMKEGKKEEAEEVKAKTAELKQKSKSLQEDAQTVEQELTTKLYQLPNVPHPSVVKGKGEDDNEILLEHGEKPDLYAGKKPHWDLIKDYDIIDFDLGIKITGAGFPVYKGKGARMQRALLNFFLDEAEKQGFKEIQPPVVVNEASGIGTGQLPDKEGQMYHIEDTDLYLIPTAEVPVTNIFRDEIINEEDLPIKLTAYTPCFRKEAGSWGAHVRGLNRLHQFDKVEIVQVQHPDKSYQALEEMSEYIQSLLKKLELPYRVLRLCGGDLGFTSALTYDMEVWSAAQEKWLEVSSVSNFENYQSNRLKLRYKDADKKKHLLHTLNGSALAFPRILAAILENNQTEKGIKVPEVLQKYTGFEWID from the coding sequence ATGTTACAAGTAGCAAATTTGCGTGAAAATAAAGCCAATGCTATAAAAGGCTTGCTTAAAAGAAATATTGATAATGCTGAAACTCTTATTGATGAGGTAATTGCATTAGACGATAAAAGAAAATCAATTCAGCAAGAATTAGATGCTGTTTTAGCTGAATCAAATCAGATTTCAAAAAGCATTGGTCTTTTAATGAAAGAAGGGAAGAAAGAAGAGGCAGAAGAAGTGAAGGCGAAAACTGCTGAGTTGAAGCAAAAGAGCAAAAGCCTTCAGGAAGATGCGCAAACTGTAGAGCAGGAATTAACCACTAAATTATATCAGCTTCCAAATGTGCCACATCCATCAGTGGTGAAAGGAAAGGGAGAAGATGATAATGAGATTTTATTGGAACATGGTGAGAAGCCTGATCTTTATGCTGGAAAAAAGCCTCATTGGGATTTAATTAAGGATTATGATATCATCGATTTTGATTTAGGAATAAAAATCACTGGCGCAGGATTCCCAGTTTACAAAGGAAAAGGTGCTAGAATGCAACGAGCTTTATTAAACTTCTTCCTTGATGAAGCCGAAAAACAAGGCTTTAAGGAAATACAACCACCAGTTGTAGTAAATGAAGCGTCAGGTATTGGCACGGGGCAATTACCGGATAAGGAAGGGCAAATGTATCATATTGAAGATACTGATCTATATTTAATTCCTACTGCGGAGGTTCCGGTTACGAATATATTCAGAGATGAAATTATCAATGAAGAAGATTTACCGATTAAACTAACGGCTTATACTCCTTGCTTTAGAAAAGAAGCAGGTTCTTGGGGAGCTCATGTAAGAGGTTTAAATAGATTGCATCAGTTTGATAAGGTAGAGATTGTTCAGGTGCAACACCCGGATAAATCATATCAAGCACTGGAAGAGATGAGCGAGTATATTCAAAGCTTACTCAAGAAATTAGAACTACCGTATCGAGTTTTAAGATTGTGTGGAGGTGATTTAGGATTTACTTCGGCACTTACTTACGATATGGAAGTTTGGTCAGCTGCTCAAGAAAAATGGTTAGAAGTTAGTTCGGTTTCTAATTTCGAAAATTATCAGTCGAACAGATTAAAATTAAGATATAAGGATGCTGATAAGAAAAAGCATTTATTACATACTTTAAATGGTAGTGCTTTAGCTTTCCCTAGAATTTTAGCCGCTATTCTGGAGAATAACCAAACAGAAAAAGGGATTAAAGTTCCTGAAGTACTTCAAAAGTATACTGGCTTCGAATGGATTGATTAA
- a CDS encoding class I SAM-dependent methyltransferase: MDLNYIDINKRLWNQKTEIHYDSDFYDVDSFIKGKDSLNPIEIELLGDIKDKKILHLQCHFGQDTISLSRHGALATGVDFSENAIEKAKKLNEQLETNAKFIQSDVYKLPEILDEQFDIVYTSYGVIGWLPDMKEWAKIINHFLKPKGKFIMVEFHPIVWMFSYDFKKIEFNYKDSNPIIEELEGTYTDRNAKIKEESVSWNHGLSTVINSIIKTGLKIADFKEYNYSPYNCFENTVKVDDQKFKIKGLEDKIPMIYSLKAEK; this comes from the coding sequence ATGGATTTAAATTATATTGACATAAACAAAAGACTTTGGAATCAAAAAACAGAAATTCATTACGATTCTGATTTTTACGATGTTGATTCCTTTATTAAGGGGAAAGATTCGTTAAATCCAATTGAAATTGAATTGCTCGGAGATATTAAAGACAAAAAAATTTTACACTTACAATGTCATTTTGGACAAGACACTATTTCTCTTTCAAGACATGGAGCTTTAGCTACAGGAGTTGATTTTTCAGAAAATGCAATTGAAAAAGCAAAAAAACTTAATGAGCAATTAGAGACAAATGCAAAATTCATTCAATCTGACGTTTACAAACTTCCTGAGATTCTTGATGAACAATTTGATATTGTTTACACATCTTACGGAGTGATTGGCTGGCTGCCAGATATGAAAGAATGGGCGAAAATAATAAACCACTTTCTAAAACCGAAAGGAAAATTTATAATGGTTGAGTTTCATCCAATTGTTTGGATGTTTAGTTATGACTTTAAAAAAATAGAGTTTAATTATAAGGATTCTAACCCAATAATTGAAGAATTAGAAGGAACTTATACAGACAGGAATGCCAAGATTAAAGAAGAATCAGTTAGTTGGAATCACGGATTGAGTACTGTCATAAATTCGATTATAAAAACAGGATTAAAAATTGCGGATTTCAAAGAATACAATTATTCACCTTATAATTGCTTTGAAAACACTGTCAAAGTTGATGACCAAAAATTTAAAATTAAAGGATTAGAAGATAAGATACCGATGATTTATTCATTGAAAGCTGAAAAATGA
- a CDS encoding YpdA family putative bacillithiol disulfide reductase — translation MQKVDVLIIGAGPIGLACGIKAESEGLSYLIVDKGTLVNSLYNYPYAMTFFSTSDKLEIGGVPFISHNPKPTRMEALEYYRRVASSHQLNTSLYNEVKSVEKVADTFKVETKKFTIEAENLIVATGFYDLPHHLGIPGEDLPKVSHYYKEAHPYFDMKLAIVGAANSAVDAALECYRKGAKEVTMVIREEEIRKTVKYWVKPDIENRIKEGSIKAYFQSEITEIREDEIDIKTPEGNVTIENDFVLAMTGYEPNYSFLSEMGVKKNKEAPYAPVYDPKSMETNVEGIYLAGVICGGMETNKWFIENSRVHADMIMSNIKSKRMIEG, via the coding sequence ATGCAAAAAGTAGATGTATTAATTATTGGTGCAGGGCCAATTGGATTAGCGTGCGGAATCAAAGCAGAATCAGAAGGTTTATCATATTTAATAGTAGACAAAGGGACATTGGTAAATTCACTTTACAACTATCCCTATGCCATGACATTTTTCAGTACTTCTGATAAACTTGAAATTGGAGGTGTACCTTTTATTTCACATAATCCAAAGCCCACCCGAATGGAAGCATTAGAGTATTATCGTAGGGTGGCGAGTTCACATCAATTGAATACATCATTATATAATGAAGTGAAATCAGTTGAAAAGGTAGCTGATACTTTCAAGGTGGAAACCAAGAAATTCACTATTGAAGCAGAAAACCTAATTGTAGCCACTGGTTTTTACGATTTACCCCATCATTTAGGAATACCTGGAGAAGATTTGCCTAAAGTTTCTCATTATTATAAAGAAGCGCATCCTTATTTTGATATGAAATTAGCAATAGTGGGCGCGGCTAACTCAGCGGTTGATGCTGCATTAGAGTGTTATCGAAAAGGGGCGAAGGAAGTGACCATGGTGATTCGGGAAGAAGAAATTCGTAAAACTGTAAAGTATTGGGTGAAACCTGATATTGAAAACCGCATTAAGGAGGGCAGTATAAAGGCATATTTCCAAAGTGAAATTACTGAAATAAGAGAGGATGAAATTGATATCAAAACTCCAGAGGGAAATGTGACCATTGAAAATGATTTCGTTTTAGCCATGACGGGCTATGAACCGAATTATTCTTTCTTAAGCGAAATGGGAGTTAAAAAGAATAAAGAAGCGCCTTATGCCCCGGTTTACGATCCCAAAAGTATGGAAACCAACGTGGAAGGCATCTATTTAGCTGGAGTAATCTGTGGTGGAATGGAAACCAATAAATGGTTCATAGAAAACAGCCGTGTGCATGCGGATATGATCATGAGCAATATCAAAAGTAAAAGGATGATTGAGGGGTGA
- a CDS encoding intradiol ring-cleavage dioxygenase: MKKYFGIVLLISITFSCQGQSNSNVERNVGGPCQDCESVLDFQRLNIQPKSTDTLPGFDNNEPKLKITGNVFQKDGKTPAENVILYIYQTDRNGIYLAGDQAFGWEETHGQYRAWLKTGKDGKFTFYSFRPAPYPNVQEPEHIHIYVKEPNTIPYYIDSYFFESDTLLTDEKNLALKNRGGSGIIKLKMKNGIWTAHRDITLGLNIPDYK, encoded by the coding sequence ATGAAAAAATACTTCGGAATAGTATTATTGATATCAATTACCTTCTCTTGCCAAGGACAATCAAATTCTAATGTGGAAAGAAATGTAGGAGGGCCTTGTCAGGATTGCGAGTCAGTCTTAGATTTTCAAAGATTAAATATTCAACCTAAATCAACTGATACCTTACCAGGCTTTGATAATAATGAGCCTAAATTAAAAATAACTGGAAATGTATTTCAAAAGGATGGAAAAACGCCAGCAGAGAATGTGATTCTATACATATATCAAACGGATCGGAATGGAATTTATCTGGCAGGCGATCAAGCTTTTGGTTGGGAAGAAACGCACGGACAATATCGAGCTTGGTTAAAAACAGGAAAAGATGGAAAATTTACTTTTTACTCCTTTAGGCCTGCGCCATATCCAAATGTTCAAGAGCCTGAACACATTCATATTTATGTAAAAGAACCTAATACCATCCCATATTACATTGATAGTTACTTTTTCGAAAGTGATACTTTACTAACCGATGAAAAAAACCTTGCGCTTAAAAATAGAGGTGGGTCAGGAATCATAAAACTGAAAATGAAAAATGGTATCTGGACAGCACATAGAGACATAACTTTAGGGCTGAATATTCCTGATTATAAATAA
- a CDS encoding alpha/beta fold hydrolase codes for MNSILETIGFPQPTIIPVNGIELEVFEAGQQNAGKPIILLHGWPEHAFSWRHQISALVDSGYHVIVPNQRGYGNSSHFSEVIAYDIKHLADDLVALLDHYEYENATFIGHDWGAMVTWWLTLLNPNRVKQLIALAVPYQVRGERPWIEWMEEFLGSDYYFVHFNRQPGVADRILDENVHQFLHNLFRKNIPKMPPEPGMTIINLASAKEPKGEPVMSEDELAVFVSAFESSGFTGSINWYRNLDRNWHLLANANPIIAQPSLMIYGEQDLIPKFEGLSQFVPNVEEVSLDCGHWIQQEKPKETNQVILEWLKQQDS; via the coding sequence ATGAATTCAATTTTAGAAACAATCGGATTTCCTCAGCCAACAATTATTCCGGTAAATGGGATAGAGTTGGAAGTATTTGAGGCGGGTCAGCAAAATGCAGGAAAACCGATCATTCTATTACATGGCTGGCCAGAGCATGCATTTTCATGGCGTCACCAGATTTCTGCTTTAGTTGATTCAGGATACCATGTAATAGTTCCAAACCAACGAGGTTATGGTAACTCATCTCATTTCTCTGAGGTTATTGCATATGATATTAAACACCTTGCCGATGATCTTGTCGCTCTTTTAGATCATTATGAATATGAGAATGCCACATTTATTGGTCATGATTGGGGCGCCATGGTCACCTGGTGGTTGACCTTATTAAATCCAAATCGGGTAAAGCAACTCATTGCTTTGGCAGTACCCTACCAAGTTCGGGGAGAAAGGCCCTGGATAGAGTGGATGGAAGAGTTTTTAGGCAGCGACTATTACTTCGTCCATTTCAATAGGCAACCAGGTGTGGCCGATAGAATTTTAGATGAAAACGTTCACCAGTTCCTTCACAATCTTTTTCGAAAGAATATTCCGAAGATGCCACCAGAACCAGGCATGACCATCATCAACCTTGCAAGCGCGAAAGAACCAAAAGGTGAGCCTGTCATGAGTGAGGATGAATTGGCCGTTTTCGTTTCTGCTTTCGAATCATCAGGGTTTACCGGAAGTATAAATTGGTATCGAAATCTTGATCGTAACTGGCACTTATTAGCCAATGCTAACCCCATTATAGCACAACCTTCGCTGATGATCTATGGCGAACAAGATCTGATCCCAAAATTTGAAGGACTGTCACAGTTTGTTCCCAATGTTGAAGAAGTAAGTCTTGACTGTGGACATTGGATCCAACAAGAGAAACCAAAAGAGACCAACCAGGTGATTTTAGAATGGTTGAAGCAACAGGATAGCTGA